Proteins co-encoded in one bacterium genomic window:
- a CDS encoding molybdopterin-dependent oxidoreductase yields MPTLKIDDKEITVEPGASVLQAALANGIEIPHYCWHPALSVAGSCRMCLVEIEGSPKLQLSCATEARDGMVVRTQTEQVKDARKSMLEFFLINHPLDCPICDKAGECLLQDYTWKYGTSHSRMVEDKRERPTKDLGGHILLYRNRCVLCSRCVRFYQEVVGDPYLFIEHRGYHSDISIFPGKGLTHIMTGNIVEICPVGCLIDKDFLFHARVWNLQRSKSVCPGCSSGCTIYLEHKDQRVFRIRNRENTAIQQQWICDDGRYLYHRYENLNRPEGPMTRQGGTLKPQTWEQAMTQAVEALQKNPGQLAAVGSAFASCEENYLLRKIFRCILGCEQLSFYAPAIKETDTVFRGGFTIRGDKSPNRKGAELLLGDQTDFYQAIESGRITRLFLINGDPLLRLTAEQKRILAKLQELWVLDIQSTEWDNVAHHIWPIACFTETQGTYVNVKGQVQRFQRALQPPQGVRPGWEVLLDLLRRLAPGASMLSATDVLDALAMEEPAWRSISYFKLGDQGLPIESR; encoded by the coding sequence ATGCCCACACTCAAAATAGACGACAAAGAGATCACCGTAGAGCCCGGCGCCTCTGTCTTGCAAGCGGCGCTGGCCAACGGCATCGAAATCCCCCATTACTGCTGGCATCCCGCTCTATCGGTCGCCGGCAGCTGCCGCATGTGTCTGGTGGAAATCGAAGGATCACCCAAGCTGCAGCTCTCCTGCGCCACGGAAGCGCGCGACGGCATGGTCGTTCGCACCCAAACCGAACAAGTCAAAGATGCGCGTAAGAGCATGCTGGAATTTTTCCTCATCAATCATCCGCTGGATTGCCCGATCTGCGATAAGGCCGGAGAGTGTCTGCTGCAGGACTATACTTGGAAGTACGGCACCTCGCACAGCCGGATGGTGGAGGATAAACGGGAAAGGCCGACCAAAGACCTGGGCGGCCATATCCTGCTCTATCGCAATCGCTGCGTGCTCTGCAGCCGCTGCGTCCGTTTCTATCAAGAAGTAGTCGGCGATCCCTATCTGTTTATCGAACACCGCGGCTATCACAGCGACATCTCCATCTTTCCAGGCAAAGGGCTGACGCACATAATGACCGGCAACATCGTCGAGATCTGCCCCGTGGGCTGCCTCATCGACAAGGATTTTCTCTTCCACGCCCGGGTGTGGAATCTACAGCGGAGCAAGAGCGTTTGCCCCGGCTGCAGCAGCGGCTGCACCATTTACCTCGAGCATAAGGATCAGCGCGTCTTTCGCATCCGCAACCGGGAGAACACGGCCATCCAGCAGCAGTGGATCTGCGACGACGGCCGTTATCTGTATCATCGTTATGAAAACCTCAACCGGCCCGAGGGTCCTATGACCCGCCAAGGCGGAACGCTCAAGCCTCAGACGTGGGAACAGGCGATGACCCAAGCCGTCGAGGCCCTGCAGAAAAATCCGGGCCAGCTGGCTGCAGTCGGCTCTGCTTTTGCCAGCTGTGAAGAGAATTATCTGTTGCGCAAAATTTTCCGCTGCATCCTGGGCTGCGAACAGCTCAGCTTTTATGCTCCGGCGATCAAGGAAACGGATACGGTCTTTCGAGGCGGCTTTACCATTCGCGGCGATAAAAGCCCGAACCGCAAGGGCGCCGAACTGCTGTTGGGAGATCAAACAGATTTTTACCAAGCGATCGAAAGCGGACGGATCACCCGTTTGTTCCTGATCAACGGAGATCCGCTTCTGCGCCTCACAGCGGAGCAGAAACGGATTCTGGCCAAACTGCAAGAGCTGTGGGTGCTGGACATTCAGAGCACGGAATGGGACAACGTGGCCCACCACATCTGGCCCATCGCCTGCTTTACAGAGACGCAGGGCACCTATGTAAACGTAAAAGGACAGGTGCAACGGTTTCAGCGTGCGCTGCAGCCGCCGCAAGGAGTCCGGCCAGGCTGGGAGGTGCTGCTGGACCTGCTGCGCAGGCTGGCGCCCGGCGCCAGTATGCTCTCTGCGACCGATGTGCTCGACGCCCTGGCAATGGAAGAGCCGGCGTGGCGCTCTATCA